In Enterobacter sp. 638, a single window of DNA contains:
- the csgB gene encoding curli minor subunit CsgB, with amino-acid sequence MKNRTLFMMFTLLGAPGLSIAAGPDLANSEYNFAVNEISKSSYNQAAIIGQQGVGNNAEVRQGGSKLLSVVSQEGGSNRAKVDQSGTYNLAYIDQTGNGNDASIQQGAFGNTAMIIQKGSGNRASITQYGTQKTAVVVQRQSQMAIRVIQR; translated from the coding sequence ATGAAAAACAGAACGTTATTTATGATGTTTACATTACTGGGTGCGCCTGGGTTATCAATCGCGGCAGGTCCGGATTTGGCAAATTCGGAATACAACTTCGCGGTTAATGAAATAAGTAAGTCTTCATATAATCAGGCAGCCATTATTGGTCAACAAGGCGTGGGTAATAACGCAGAAGTTCGTCAGGGCGGTTCAAAATTACTGTCCGTTGTTTCTCAGGAAGGGGGGAGCAATAGAGCGAAAGTTGATCAATCAGGGACTTATAACCTTGCTTATATTGATCAGACCGGCAACGGGAATGATGCAAGTATTCAGCAGGGTGCTTTTGGTAATACCGCGATGATTATTCAGAAAGGTTCGGGTAACAGAGCGAGTATTACGCAGTATGGTACGCAAAAAACAGCAGTTGTTGTTCAGAGACAGTCGCAAATGGCTATTCGCGTTATTCAACGCTAA
- the csgA gene encoding curli major subunit CsgA — protein MKLFKVAAIAAIVVSGSALAGAIPQYGHGGGWGGGNSGPNSTLSIYQTGGGNSAVALQSNAKDSVLSISQHGGGNGADVGQGSDDSSIELVQHGFGNSATLDQWNGKDSTMTVKQFGGGNGAAVDQTASGSTVSVTQVGFGNNATAHQY, from the coding sequence ATGAAACTTTTCAAAGTGGCAGCAATCGCAGCAATCGTAGTTTCTGGCAGTGCTCTGGCTGGTGCAATTCCACAATACGGCCACGGTGGCGGTTGGGGTGGCGGTAATAGCGGTCCTAACTCAACTCTGAGCATTTACCAGACCGGTGGCGGCAACTCAGCTGTTGCTCTGCAATCTAATGCTAAAGATTCTGTACTGTCTATTTCTCAGCACGGTGGCGGTAACGGTGCTGATGTTGGCCAGGGTTCTGATGACAGCTCTATCGAACTGGTGCAGCATGGCTTCGGTAACAGCGCAACCCTCGATCAGTGGAATGGCAAAGATTCTACTATGACTGTTAAACAGTTCGGCGGCGGCAACGGCGCAGCAGTAGACCAGACCGCATCTGGCTCAACTGTGTCTGTTACTCAGGTTGGTTTCGGCAACAACGCCACTGCGCATCAGTACTAA
- the csgC gene encoding curli assembly chaperone CsgC, which yields MHTLLILAALSSQITFKTTQNGDMTTIIPQVTLSEPCVCQVQITSSRQGGGGQSTSSQRNTLSLPANQAIDLSRLSLNISPQESVKIVVTVSDGKSLHLSQQWPTSE from the coding sequence ATGCATACTCTTCTGATCCTCGCTGCGCTCTCCAGCCAAATTACATTTAAAACCACACAAAATGGGGACATGACGACCATTATTCCCCAGGTGACGTTGTCCGAGCCTTGTGTCTGTCAGGTTCAAATCACCTCTTCCCGACAAGGGGGAGGAGGGCAGAGTACTTCAAGTCAGCGAAATACGCTTTCTCTTCCGGCTAATCAAGCCATTGATTTGTCCCGTCTCAGTTTAAATATCTCCCCTCAGGAATCGGTCAAAATTGTTGTTACCGTTTCTGATGGGAAATCGCTGCATTTATCGCAACAGTGGCCGACGTCTGAATGA
- a CDS encoding type 1 fimbrial protein, producing the protein MVAFSVKMMLGVGMMLSSALIPAFSATLVNGGVIHFRGMIVENPCEITPQKQQFALSCPKDGQMQTTQVSYQDAISGRNVNPDTVRVSMKYINPEKSLAIVQIDYR; encoded by the coding sequence ATGGTCGCGTTCAGCGTAAAAATGATGTTAGGTGTGGGGATGATGCTTTCATCTGCTCTAATACCGGCATTTTCGGCAACTCTCGTTAACGGCGGTGTTATTCATTTCCGTGGGATGATTGTCGAGAATCCGTGTGAAATCACACCGCAAAAGCAGCAGTTTGCGCTTTCCTGTCCTAAAGACGGGCAGATGCAAACGACTCAAGTGAGCTATCAGGATGCCATTAGCGGTCGCAACGTGAATCCAGATACCGTCAGAGTCAGCATGAAATATATCAATCCAGAAAAGTCATTGGCCATTGTGCAAATTGACTATCGCTAA
- the ymdB gene encoding O-acetyl-ADP-ribose deacetylase gives MKPQIEVVVGDITTMEVDVIVNAANPSLMGGGGVDGAIHRAAGPQLLEACKTVRQQQGECAPGHAVITIAGDLPAKAVIHAVGPVWQGGENHEARTLQDAYLNCLRLAAANGYKTLAFPAISTGVYGYPKAAAAEIAVDTVSEFLTRKPLPERVYFVCYDEENAQLYQRLLIQRGLTPDA, from the coding sequence ATGAAGCCGCAAATCGAAGTTGTTGTTGGGGATATCACTACGATGGAGGTTGACGTCATCGTCAATGCAGCCAATCCATCATTAATGGGCGGCGGTGGGGTTGACGGTGCCATTCATCGCGCGGCCGGACCGCAACTGTTAGAAGCCTGCAAAACGGTTCGCCAGCAACAGGGCGAATGTGCGCCAGGACATGCGGTCATTACAATCGCGGGCGATCTTCCGGCCAAAGCGGTCATTCATGCGGTTGGGCCTGTCTGGCAAGGGGGCGAAAACCACGAAGCAAGGACGTTACAGGATGCCTATCTTAACTGTCTGCGTCTGGCTGCCGCGAATGGGTATAAAACGCTGGCCTTCCCGGCCATCAGCACTGGCGTTTACGGATATCCCAAAGCGGCTGCGGCAGAAATAGCGGTGGATACAGTTTCAGAATTCCTCACCCGCAAGCCTCTGCCGGAGCGGGTATACTTTGTCTGTTATGATGAAGAAAATGCCCAGCTTTACCAGCGACTCCTTATCCAACGAGGACTTACCCCCGACGCATAA
- a CDS encoding phospholipase D family protein, protein MKKMPSFTSDSLSNEDLPPTHKTRLGRAIAPVSAEHPGLCGLLPLDDSLDAFACRYRLAEMAEKTLDVQYYIWEDDMSGRLLFSVLLSAATRGVRVRLLLDDNNTQGLDAILRLLDSHQNIDVRLFNPFSFRTLRSLGYLTDFARLNRRMHNKSFTVDGEVTIIGGRNVGDAYFGAGDAPLFSDLDVMAVGPVVADVSDDFERYWDSACVSTLKQVLELSEAEIEARIQPPDEWYQNEITQRYLNKLESSQFITQLEARDLPLIWAKTRLLSDDPRKGLGRAKRHSLLPQRLLDVMGSPVEQIDIISSYFVPTRAGVALLLQMVRKGVKVAILTNSLAANDVAVVHAGYARWRKKLLRHGIELYELKPTQDFVPGLHDRGLTGNSGSSLHAKTFSIDGQKVFIGSLNFDPRSTMLNTEMGFVIESETLAQIIHRRFLKTRMQEAWQIRLDNTGRLNWIEHKDGQEIVLKKEPSTRFWQRVLVRLAWWLPVEWLL, encoded by the coding sequence ATGAAGAAAATGCCCAGCTTTACCAGCGACTCCTTATCCAACGAGGACTTACCCCCGACGCATAAAACGCGGCTCGGGCGTGCTATCGCGCCTGTCAGCGCGGAACACCCGGGGCTATGTGGTCTTCTCCCCCTGGACGACAGCCTGGACGCTTTCGCTTGCCGCTATCGGCTGGCGGAAATGGCGGAAAAAACCTTAGATGTGCAGTATTACATCTGGGAAGACGACATGTCCGGGCGGCTGTTGTTTTCCGTCTTGCTGTCGGCGGCGACGCGCGGGGTGCGCGTCCGGCTTCTGCTTGACGATAACAATACCCAAGGGCTGGACGCCATTTTACGTCTGCTCGATTCGCATCAAAATATTGATGTACGGCTATTCAATCCCTTCTCTTTCAGGACGCTCCGCTCGCTGGGGTATCTCACCGACTTCGCGCGACTCAACCGCCGTATGCACAATAAAAGTTTCACCGTCGATGGTGAAGTCACTATTATTGGCGGCCGAAATGTTGGCGATGCCTACTTCGGGGCAGGGGACGCGCCGCTCTTTTCCGATCTGGATGTGATGGCGGTGGGGCCGGTTGTGGCGGATGTTTCCGATGATTTTGAACGCTACTGGGACAGCGCGTGCGTTTCCACCCTAAAGCAGGTTCTTGAACTGTCGGAAGCGGAAATTGAAGCACGGATCCAGCCACCGGACGAATGGTATCAGAACGAGATAACCCAACGTTATTTGAATAAGCTGGAGTCCAGCCAGTTCATCACCCAGCTTGAGGCGCGTGATTTGCCGCTGATTTGGGCAAAAACCCGTTTACTCAGCGACGACCCGCGTAAAGGGTTGGGACGAGCAAAACGTCACTCCCTTCTGCCGCAGCGTTTACTGGATGTGATGGGTTCGCCGGTCGAACAAATTGATATTATCTCCTCGTATTTTGTCCCCACTCGGGCAGGCGTTGCGCTGCTCCTGCAAATGGTGCGTAAAGGTGTCAAGGTCGCGATCCTCACAAATTCGCTGGCGGCCAACGATGTAGCCGTGGTTCATGCGGGCTATGCGCGCTGGCGAAAAAAACTGCTGCGACACGGTATCGAGTTGTATGAACTCAAACCGACGCAGGATTTCGTGCCGGGACTACACGATCGCGGATTGACGGGGAACTCCGGTTCCAGTCTCCATGCCAAAACGTTCAGTATTGATGGTCAGAAAGTGTTTATTGGTTCGCTGAATTTTGACCCGCGATCCACCATGCTCAATACCGAAATGGGATTTGTGATTGAAAGCGAAACGCTGGCGCAGATTATCCATCGACGCTTCCTGAAAACCCGGATGCAGGAGGCATGGCAAATTCGGCTTGATAACACGGGGCGCTTGAACTGGATTGAGCATAAAGACGGACAGGAAATCGTGTTAAAGAAAGAGCCGTCAACCCGTTTCTGGCAGCGCGTTTTGGTGCGTCTGGCCTGGTGGTTACCCGTTGAGTGGCTGCTGTAA
- the mdoC gene encoding glucans biosynthesis protein MdoC, with the protein MITAPTQREYFLDSIRAWLMLLGIPFHISLIYSSHTWHVNSIEPSWWLTLFNDFIHSFRMQVFFVISGYFSYMLFLRYPLKRWWKVRVERVGIPLLTAIPLLTLPQFMMLQYVKGKADNWQNLSVYEKYNTLAWELISHLWFLLVLVVMTTVSLWIFSRLRRQLSRHAEDHFSTITFTRLSFIFLILGIAYGVIRRTLFMVYPPILSDGLFNFVVMQTLFYIPFFMLGALAFISPKLKALFITPSPWCAVGSALAFTAYLLNQKYGSGNAWMYETESVITMLLGLWMVNVVFALGHRLLNFKSKRVTYFVNASLFIYVVHHPLTLFFGAYITPHIASNTLGFFTGLVFVVGIAIVLYEIHLRIPLLRFLFSGKPQNKAENLNATQ; encoded by the coding sequence ATGATCACTGCACCCACTCAACGTGAATACTTCCTCGACTCCATCCGGGCATGGTTAATGCTTTTGGGGATCCCGTTCCACATTTCACTGATTTACTCGAGCCACACCTGGCATGTAAACAGTATAGAGCCCTCATGGTGGCTGACACTGTTTAACGATTTTATTCACTCATTCCGAATGCAGGTGTTCTTCGTGATATCGGGCTATTTTTCCTACATGCTGTTTCTGCGTTATCCGCTGAAACGCTGGTGGAAAGTGCGCGTCGAGCGCGTCGGTATCCCCCTGCTCACCGCCATTCCGCTGCTGACGCTGCCTCAGTTTATGATGCTGCAGTATGTAAAAGGCAAAGCGGACAACTGGCAGAATCTGAGCGTGTACGAAAAATATAACACCCTGGCCTGGGAGTTGATTTCACATCTCTGGTTCTTGCTAGTGCTGGTGGTTATGACCACGGTGAGCCTGTGGATCTTCAGCCGCTTGCGCCGCCAGTTAAGCCGTCACGCGGAAGACCATTTCTCGACCATCACCTTTACCAGGCTTTCGTTTATCTTTCTGATACTTGGAATTGCTTACGGCGTGATACGCCGCACGCTGTTTATGGTTTATCCGCCTATTCTCAGCGACGGGCTGTTTAATTTTGTGGTGATGCAAACCCTGTTTTACATTCCATTCTTTATGCTGGGTGCGCTGGCCTTTATTTCGCCGAAGCTAAAAGCCCTGTTCATCACCCCATCACCGTGGTGCGCTGTCGGCTCTGCGCTGGCTTTCACCGCGTATTTGCTGAATCAAAAATACGGCAGCGGCAATGCGTGGATGTATGAAACCGAAAGCGTGATTACGATGTTGTTGGGGCTGTGGATGGTGAACGTGGTGTTTGCGCTCGGGCATCGTCTGCTGAATTTCAAATCGAAACGCGTGACCTATTTCGTTAACGCGTCTCTGTTTATCTATGTGGTCCACCATCCGCTGACGCTCTTTTTTGGTGCATACATCACGCCGCATATCGCCTCAAACACGCTGGGATTCTTCACTGGCCTAGTGTTTGTGGTGGGCATCGCCATTGTGCTGTATGAAATTCATCTGCGGATCCCGCTGCTGCGTTTCCTGTTTTCAGGCAAACCGCAGAACAAAGCGGAAAACCTCAACGCCACGCAATAA
- the mdoG gene encoding glucans biosynthesis protein MdoG, producing the protein MMKMRWLGAAVLLSLYTSSAWSFSIDDVAKQAKSMADKGYEAPKSNLPSVFRDMKYADYQQIQFNHDKAYWNNIKTPFKLEFYHQGMYFDTPVAINEVTATAVRKIKYSPDYFNFGDVKHDKDTVKDLGFAGFKVLYPINSKDKNDEIVSMLGASYFRVIGSGQVYGLSARGLAIDTALPSGEEFPRFREFWIERPKPTDKRLTIYALLDSPRATGAYRFVIMPGRDSVIDVQSKVYLRDKVGKLGVAPLTSMFLFGPNQPSPATNFRPELHDSNGLSILAGNGEWIWRPLNNPKHLAVSSFAMENPQGFGLLQRGRQFSRFEDLDDRYDLRPSAWVTPKGDWGKGKVELVEIPTNDETNDNIVAYWAPDQLPEAGKEMNFNYTITFSRDEDKLHAPDNAYVMQTRRSTGDVKQSNLIRQPDGTVAFVVDFTGQDMKKLAPDTPVTAQTSIGDNGEIAESSVRYNPVTKGWRLTLRVKVKDPKQTTEMRAALVNADQPLSETWSYQLPANE; encoded by the coding sequence ATGATGAAAATGCGTTGGTTGGGTGCGGCAGTGTTGTTGTCCCTGTATACCTCGTCAGCATGGTCTTTTTCCATCGACGACGTCGCAAAACAGGCTAAATCGATGGCTGATAAGGGCTACGAAGCGCCGAAAAGTAACCTGCCCTCCGTTTTCCGCGACATGAAATACGCGGACTATCAGCAGATCCAGTTTAATCACGATAAAGCGTACTGGAACAATATAAAAACCCCGTTCAAGCTTGAATTTTATCACCAGGGTATGTATTTCGACACGCCGGTTGCCATCAATGAAGTGACGGCAACTGCGGTACGTAAGATCAAATACAGCCCGGACTATTTTAATTTTGGCGATGTGAAGCACGATAAAGACACCGTGAAAGACCTGGGTTTTGCAGGCTTTAAAGTTCTTTATCCAATCAATAGCAAAGATAAAAACGACGAAATCGTCAGCATGCTGGGCGCCAGCTATTTCCGTGTGATTGGCTCCGGCCAGGTTTACGGTCTGTCTGCGCGCGGTCTGGCGATTGATACGGCTCTGCCATCTGGCGAAGAATTCCCGCGTTTCCGTGAGTTCTGGATCGAACGTCCAAAACCAACGGATAAACGCCTGACCATCTATGCACTGCTCGACTCCCCGCGTGCGACGGGCGCTTACCGCTTCGTCATTATGCCGGGTCGTGACTCCGTTATTGACGTGCAGTCGAAAGTCTACCTGCGTGACAAAGTGGGCAAACTGGGTGTTGCACCATTAACCAGCATGTTCCTGTTTGGGCCAAATCAGCCTTCGCCGGCAACGAATTTCCGCCCGGAACTGCATGATTCAAACGGTCTTTCTATTCTTGCCGGTAACGGCGAGTGGATTTGGCGTCCGCTGAATAACCCGAAACACCTGGCTGTCAGCAGCTTCGCAATGGAAAACCCGCAGGGCTTTGGTTTACTCCAGCGCGGCCGTCAGTTCTCCCGCTTTGAAGATCTCGACGATCGTTACGATCTGCGTCCAAGTGCGTGGGTTACGCCAAAAGGTGATTGGGGTAAAGGAAAAGTCGAGCTGGTTGAAATTCCAACCAACGACGAAACCAATGACAACATCGTCGCTTACTGGGCTCCGGATCAGCTTCCTGAGGCCGGCAAAGAGATGAACTTCAACTACACCATCACCTTTAGCCGCGATGAAGACAAATTGCATGCGCCGGACAACGCGTATGTGATGCAGACGCGTCGCTCTACGGGTGACGTGAAGCAGTCAAATCTAATTCGTCAACCTGATGGTACCGTCGCGTTTGTGGTGGACTTCACGGGTCAGGACATGAAAAAACTGGCGCCGGACACCCCTGTGACTGCGCAAACCAGCATTGGTGATAATGGCGAGATCGCGGAAAGCTCCGTACGTTATAACCCAGTAACCAAAGGGTGGCGCTTAACCCTGCGCGTGAAAGTGAAAGATCCAAAACAGACCACTGAAATGCGCGCTGCGCTGGTCAATGCCGATCAGCCGCTAAGCGAAACCTGGAGCTATCAGTTACCTGCTAATGAATAA